From Riemerella anatipestifer ATCC 11845 = DSM 15868, a single genomic window includes:
- a CDS encoding GNAT family N-acetyltransferase produces the protein MEIAYKSDIIPNVEQIIEVYNSSGINRPTVDKERIEKMYSNSNLILTAWEGDELVGVSRSLTDFSYCCYLSDLAVKKEYQSRGIGKKLIELTKSKIGKQVALILLSAPSAMDYYPRIGMKKIDNGFIIKREE, from the coding sequence ATGGAAATAGCATATAAAAGTGATATAATACCAAATGTAGAGCAAATTATTGAAGTTTATAACAGCTCAGGTATTAATCGACCAACAGTAGATAAAGAGAGAATAGAGAAAATGTACTCTAATTCAAATCTTATTTTGACTGCTTGGGAAGGAGATGAGCTTGTTGGTGTTTCTCGTTCTTTAACTGATTTTTCCTATTGTTGTTATTTGTCTGATCTTGCTGTTAAAAAAGAATATCAGTCTAGGGGAATAGGGAAAAAGTTGATTGAACTAACAAAAAGTAAAATTGGGAAGCAGGTAGCTCTAATTCTACTTTCTGCTCCTTCTGCGATGGATTATTATCCAAGAATTGGAATGAAAAAGATTGATAATGGATTTATTATAAAACGAGAAGAGTGA
- a CDS encoding helix-turn-helix domain-containing protein → MINNCNLYFMSLNERISKVIAYSELTASDFADEIEVQRSSISHITSGRNKPSLDFIIKIKDRFPEIEWDWLINGEGEMLKSGNPSESDNKEQPASPLPDLFSFEDNFISEEKKQVFPNPREYHKTELDTEAELIRESQPLENSDSEKIINIEKEPSTPKVKRVVLFFDNGKFESYEM, encoded by the coding sequence ATGATTAACAATTGTAATCTCTATTTTATGAGTTTAAATGAAAGAATATCCAAAGTTATAGCTTATTCGGAACTTACCGCCTCTGATTTTGCTGACGAAATAGAAGTACAGCGTTCTAGTATTTCTCATATCACTTCAGGGAGAAACAAACCCTCTCTTGACTTTATTATAAAAATAAAAGACCGATTTCCAGAAATTGAATGGGATTGGCTCATCAATGGAGAAGGCGAAATGCTAAAAAGCGGTAATCCCTCCGAAAGTGATAATAAAGAGCAGCCCGCTTCTCCCCTCCCCGATTTATTTAGTTTTGAGGATAATTTTATCAGTGAGGAAAAAAAACAAGTTTTCCCTAATCCACGAGAATATCATAAAACGGAATTAGACACAGAAGCTGAACTTATACGAGAATCTCAGCCATTAGAAAATTCAGACTCCGAAAAGATTATTAACATTGAAAAAGAACCTAGCACTCCAAAAGTTAAAAGAGTGGTTTTATTTTTTGATAATGGAAAGTTTGAGAGCTACGAAATGTAA
- a CDS encoding MerR family transcriptional regulator, producing the protein MKLNLPEKLYYSIGEVAKAFDVNTSLIRYWEKEFPVIKPKKNKKGNRYFTPKDIDNLKMIYHLVKEKGYTLDGARVALATNEKVSETVEIIDRLEFIKSELTKLKDALVDKE; encoded by the coding sequence ATGAAACTTAATCTTCCAGAAAAACTATATTATTCCATAGGTGAAGTTGCCAAAGCGTTTGATGTAAATACATCACTCATAAGGTATTGGGAAAAAGAATTTCCTGTAATAAAGCCTAAAAAAAATAAAAAAGGTAACCGATATTTCACGCCAAAGGATATTGATAACCTAAAGATGATTTATCACTTAGTAAAGGAAAAAGGCTACACCTTAGATGGTGCAAGAGTGGCATTGGCTACCAATGAAAAAGTAAGCGAAACGGTAGAAATAATAGACCGCCTAGAGTTTATAAAATCAGAACTTACCAAACTTAAAGATGCTTTGGTGGACAAGGAGTAG
- a CDS encoding DUF4230 domain-containing protein, producing MKNIKVIIGFVGGVLVMLLIFFAWKGFTTKKGDEIVSDYYLINNQISKMNKMVVMEQNFSSMQKTTIKSELLGSSLLPSTEKKIITFTKTMAQVSYDLTKMKIEVDSTDKKLIIKELPQPQVRIIPSVEIQSLDDSFFDRFDEKDIKKITQNAKDEAYKRVNQEDLKKQGEKQLMTNLNEIFVLAKALKYEIVDETKMIPLGRY from the coding sequence TTGAAAAATATTAAAGTTATTATAGGATTTGTAGGGGGCGTTTTAGTAATGCTCCTTATTTTCTTTGCATGGAAGGGATTTACAACCAAAAAAGGAGATGAAATCGTAAGTGATTATTACCTTATTAACAACCAAATTTCTAAAATGAATAAAATGGTGGTTATGGAGCAAAACTTTTCTAGTATGCAGAAAACTACTATTAAATCTGAGCTTTTAGGAAGTAGTCTCTTGCCATCTACGGAGAAGAAAATCATCACTTTTACCAAGACTATGGCACAGGTGTCCTATGATTTAACCAAAATGAAGATAGAGGTAGATAGCACTGATAAGAAATTAATTATAAAAGAGTTACCACAGCCACAAGTTAGGATTATACCAAGTGTAGAAATACAATCTCTAGATGACTCTTTCTTTGACCGTTTTGATGAGAAGGACATCAAAAAAATAACTCAAAATGCTAAAGACGAAGCATATAAAAGGGTTAATCAAGAAGATTTAAAGAAACAAGGCGAAAAGCAACTTATGACTAACCTTAACGAAATATTTGTTCTTGCTAAAGCCTTAAAATACGAGATTGTAGATGAAACCAAAATGATTCCTCTCGGGAGATATTAA
- a CDS encoding pyrophosphohydrolase domain-containing protein, whose amino-acid sequence MEKIDSLNQVAEFHRTFNAPILDQPQIPSKERCELRVSLLQEELNELKQAIEDQNIVEIADALCDLQYVLSGAVLEFGLGEKFVELFNEVQRSNMSKACENEQQAEETVAFYKETKGEEAYYEKSGEKYNVHRVSDDKVLKNKYYSPADLKSIIEK is encoded by the coding sequence ATGGAAAAAATAGATAGCCTTAATCAAGTAGCAGAATTTCATAGAACTTTTAATGCTCCTATATTAGACCAACCTCAAATTCCGTCTAAGGAAAGGTGTGAGTTAAGAGTGAGCCTTTTACAGGAAGAATTAAATGAACTAAAACAAGCGATAGAAGACCAAAATATAGTAGAAATAGCAGATGCCTTATGCGATTTGCAGTATGTGCTAAGTGGAGCTGTTTTAGAGTTTGGATTAGGCGAAAAGTTTGTAGAGTTATTTAACGAAGTACAAAGGTCTAACATGTCTAAAGCTTGTGAAAACGAACAACAAGCAGAGGAAACTGTAGCTTTCTATAAGGAAACAAAAGGCGAGGAGGCTTATTACGAAAAATCAGGAGAAAAATACAATGTACACAGAGTTTCTGATGATAAAGTATTGAAAAACAAGTATTACTCTCCAGCAGATTTAAAATCAATAATAGAAAAATAA
- the cdd gene encoding cytidine deaminase, with protein sequence MKMEKSLHISFEVFESIESLNDTEKKLYEAAKAVREKAYAPYSNFLVGCAILLENGEIVTGSNQENAAYPSGLCAERTTIYWASANYPGVKMKKLFVIGAPKDSFSSVAIPPCGACRQSILEYEALQEEPIEIYFASVSGEIYKTKCIRDLLPFSFDKSFL encoded by the coding sequence ATGAAAATGGAAAAATCACTTCATATTTCATTTGAAGTCTTTGAAAGTATAGAGTCTTTAAATGATACAGAAAAAAAACTATACGAAGCAGCGAAGGCAGTTAGAGAAAAGGCTTATGCTCCTTATTCTAATTTTTTGGTGGGCTGTGCTATCCTTTTAGAAAATGGGGAAATTGTAACGGGAAGTAACCAAGAAAATGCGGCTTATCCATCAGGGTTGTGTGCGGAGAGAACCACCATTTATTGGGCGTCTGCCAATTATCCTGGTGTTAAAATGAAGAAGTTATTTGTAATAGGAGCACCTAAAGATAGTTTTTCATCGGTAGCAATTCCTCCGTGTGGGGCTTGCAGACAGAGTATTTTAGAGTATGAGGCTCTCCAAGAAGAACCGATAGAAATTTATTTTGCTTCTGTTTCTGGCGAAATTTATAAAACAAAGTGCATAAGAGATTTATTGCCGTTTTCTTTTGATAAATCATTTTTATAG
- the hisS gene encoding histidine--tRNA ligase, translating into MKPSLAKGTRDFSALEVYRRRYIISVLQKNFELFGFSPLETPSFENLSTLTGKYGEEGDRLIFKILNSGDYLSKISEQDLIEKDHKKLTPKVSDKALRYDLTVPFARFVAMNHGQLVFPYKRYQIQPVWRADRPQKGRFREFYQCDADVVGSESLWQEVELVQLYLKSFAELNLDVKIHINNRKILSGLATYAGIAEQLVDFTVALDKLDKIGKEGVIEELKSKNIPSEAIEKLEFLFHPLEDNLEYLSALKERFSDIEIGLKGVEEVEFVIKQCLALGVSPEVLQFDITLARGLDYYTGAIFEVKSNEVQLGSIGGGGRYDNLTEVFGVKNIPGIGISFGLDRIYLVMEELNRFPQEVSQNVQYLFANYGEQEAFYAMDIIQQLRTKGVSAELYPEAAKLKKQFTYAEKKGIPYIVFVGEEEIKNKQVSIKNLETGEQNSLTLEDFFNQNL; encoded by the coding sequence ATGAAGCCTAGTTTAGCAAAGGGAACAAGAGATTTTTCGGCATTAGAAGTTTATCGTAGAAGATATATCATTAGTGTTTTACAAAAGAATTTTGAGCTGTTTGGGTTTTCTCCATTAGAGACACCTAGTTTTGAAAATTTATCAACTCTTACAGGGAAATATGGGGAGGAAGGAGATAGGCTTATTTTTAAAATTTTGAATTCTGGAGATTATTTGAGTAAGATATCAGAACAAGATTTAATAGAAAAAGACCATAAAAAACTCACGCCTAAAGTATCCGATAAGGCACTGAGGTACGACCTTACCGTTCCATTTGCGAGGTTTGTGGCTATGAATCACGGTCAGCTTGTCTTTCCGTATAAGCGATACCAAATTCAACCTGTATGGCGTGCAGATAGACCACAGAAAGGTCGTTTTAGAGAATTTTATCAATGCGATGCCGATGTGGTAGGTAGCGAAAGTCTTTGGCAAGAAGTAGAATTGGTTCAGCTTTATTTAAAGTCTTTTGCAGAGCTTAATTTAGATGTTAAAATCCATATCAATAATAGGAAAATACTTTCAGGATTAGCTACTTATGCAGGGATAGCAGAACAACTGGTAGATTTTACTGTGGCTTTGGACAAGTTAGATAAAATCGGTAAAGAAGGCGTTATTGAGGAACTTAAAAGTAAAAATATACCTAGTGAAGCGATAGAAAAATTGGAGTTTCTATTCCACCCACTGGAAGATAATTTAGAATATCTATCGGCACTTAAAGAGCGTTTTTCTGATATAGAAATAGGGTTGAAAGGTGTTGAGGAAGTGGAGTTTGTGATTAAACAATGTCTTGCTTTGGGTGTTTCTCCAGAGGTGCTTCAATTTGATATTACTTTAGCGAGAGGGTTAGATTATTATACAGGTGCTATCTTTGAAGTTAAGTCTAATGAGGTACAGTTAGGCTCCATTGGTGGCGGTGGTAGATATGACAATCTAACAGAAGTTTTTGGTGTTAAAAATATTCCTGGGATAGGGATTTCTTTTGGTTTAGATAGAATTTACCTTGTTATGGAGGAATTAAATCGCTTCCCACAAGAGGTGTCTCAAAATGTGCAGTATCTTTTTGCTAATTATGGCGAGCAGGAGGCTTTTTATGCTATGGATATTATACAGCAATTAAGAACTAAAGGTGTTTCTGCGGAGCTTTATCCAGAAGCTGCTAAGTTGAAAAAACAATTCACTTATGCGGAGAAAAAAGGGATTCCATATATTGTATTTGTGGGGGAAGAAGAAATTAAAAATAAGCAAGTTTCTATTAAAAATTTAGAGACAGGAGAGCAAAACTCGCTAACTTTAGAGGATTTTTTTAACCAAAATTTATGA
- a CDS encoding lysophospholipid acyltransferase family protein, translating into MLNNILFRTVYIISKLPLRVLYIFSDLIFVLSYYVVGYRKKVVLENLRKSFPEKSETEINAICKKFYQNFADYIVETLKTFTVSNNELRVRVQHINQHLFSEALEEQKNIIMLSGHIFNWEWFNALAEVVPQKYCFPVYRKMQSAFWEEKVKLIRGRFGNTALEAKQVVRHILKQPNDGNSVYMFVADQSPYVLDVDYGLEFLNQKTPAFIGYDKLSTKMDLIFIYCEMKKVKRGFYQVNYYRIYPDGERFQPYEVVNKFHKMLETTIKKRPDNWLWSHRRWKYQDAIKTFAKQ; encoded by the coding sequence ATGCTAAATAATATCCTTTTTAGAACCGTTTATATCATCTCTAAACTTCCTTTAAGGGTGCTTTATATTTTCTCTGACCTTATTTTTGTACTAAGCTACTATGTAGTAGGTTACCGAAAAAAAGTAGTCTTGGAGAATTTAAGAAAATCTTTCCCTGAGAAGTCCGAAACGGAAATCAATGCAATTTGTAAAAAGTTTTATCAAAACTTTGCAGACTATATTGTAGAAACACTAAAAACCTTTACTGTATCTAATAATGAATTAAGAGTAAGGGTTCAGCATATCAATCAACATTTGTTTTCGGAGGCGTTAGAAGAGCAGAAAAATATCATAATGCTTTCTGGACACATCTTTAATTGGGAATGGTTTAATGCCCTTGCAGAGGTAGTTCCACAAAAATATTGCTTTCCTGTATATAGAAAAATGCAGAGTGCTTTTTGGGAAGAAAAAGTTAAACTCATTAGAGGTCGTTTTGGTAATACAGCACTAGAAGCTAAGCAAGTGGTAAGGCATATATTGAAGCAGCCTAACGATGGTAATTCGGTGTATATGTTTGTAGCAGACCAGTCGCCTTATGTGTTAGATGTAGATTATGGTTTAGAATTTTTAAATCAAAAAACACCTGCCTTTATTGGGTATGATAAACTTTCTACCAAAATGGATTTAATCTTTATTTATTGCGAAATGAAAAAGGTTAAACGAGGGTTTTATCAAGTTAATTATTACAGAATTTACCCTGATGGAGAACGATTTCAGCCGTACGAAGTGGTTAATAAATTTCATAAAATGCTAGAAACCACTATTAAAAAACGACCTGACAATTGGCTTTGGAGTCATAGGCGATGGAAGTATCAAGACGCCATTAAAACTTTTGCTAAACAATAA
- a CDS encoding thioredoxin family protein — MKYRYLTIGLMSATLAILSCNKNAENPASNTNDSTEIKQQLAEQEKDKLEKPYHPEDNAEEKIAALISQAQKENKNIILQAGGNWCIWCLRFNDYINKTPEIKEIIDQNYLYYHLNYSKENENKALFEKYGNPGEKYGYPVFIVLDQTGKVIHIQDSAVLEENKGYSLDKVKAFFNEWKPKKL, encoded by the coding sequence ATGAAATACCGCTATTTAACAATAGGATTGATGAGTGCTACACTCGCTATTTTATCTTGCAACAAAAATGCAGAGAACCCAGCTAGCAATACCAATGATAGTACAGAAATTAAACAACAACTAGCCGAGCAAGAAAAGGATAAGCTAGAAAAACCTTATCACCCAGAAGATAACGCTGAAGAGAAGATTGCAGCCTTAATTTCCCAAGCTCAAAAAGAGAATAAAAACATCATTCTACAGGCAGGTGGCAACTGGTGCATTTGGTGTCTTAGATTTAATGATTACATCAACAAAACACCTGAAATAAAAGAAATTATAGACCAAAATTACCTCTACTATCATTTGAATTATTCAAAAGAAAACGAGAACAAAGCTCTATTTGAAAAATATGGCAACCCTGGTGAGAAATATGGTTATCCTGTATTTATTGTTTTAGACCAAACAGGCAAAGTAATCCATATACAAGACAGTGCCGTATTAGAAGAGAACAAAGGCTACAGCCTAGATAAAGTGAAGGCATTCTTCAACGAATGGAAGCCTAAAAAACTCTAA
- a CDS encoding ArsC/Spx/MgsR family protein, which yields MIKLYHNNRCSKSRGALELLNSTNENVEVFDLLKDSLTKEHLEEILSFLEMKPSELIRKKDTFFKENYGDKSYIEEEYLEIMLNNPRLIERPIVVKGKKAIIGRPTELITDFLKK from the coding sequence ATGATAAAATTATACCATAATAACAGATGTTCTAAGTCAAGAGGGGCTTTAGAACTGCTAAACTCTACTAATGAAAATGTAGAGGTTTTTGACCTCCTCAAAGATTCTTTGACTAAGGAACATTTAGAAGAAATACTTTCATTTTTAGAAATGAAGCCATCTGAACTTATCCGAAAGAAAGACACATTCTTTAAAGAAAACTATGGAGATAAAAGCTATATAGAGGAAGAATACTTAGAAATAATGCTGAATAATCCTCGTCTGATAGAACGCCCAATAGTGGTTAAAGGCAAAAAAGCCATTATAGGTAGACCAACAGAACTCATCACTGATTTTTTGAAAAAATAA
- a CDS encoding helix-hairpin-helix domain-containing protein, producing the protein MKKPFSRLEFSMIKKQVLGWSVIAVLLLGIQIFFYFYKKQKEEQPLPELTFTTSVEHEHQDREKLNLTPFNPNQLSLQDWQNLGFSERQSETILKYKDLLGGSFSSKEELSKCYVISAEKFSELSEFIMLPDKIAKSHENSSHQSFYKSKINVNKPFNPDLYSVSDWVKLGFSEKQAQSFIKYKNYLGGSFISKEKLRDCYTLSPENYAIIAPYVLLPNKVNPSTTNEIREKKESVVYQPFDPNDLDLEGWQKLGFSEKQAAVIVNYKQKILKGRFKTLDEVKKCFVISDEKFQALSPYIRIKNEEPSVVETTKPQIKTNFASVDLNEISYEQLVEFGFTPKAAKSYISFRGLLGGFANKKQILEAYYIDPDLTQKLIETAYLDASKVKKYSLSNAPEEWLKKHPYFKYHADKIIFYRLTTPNDKKIIKFIKPKPEYLEKMTWYMEE; encoded by the coding sequence ATGAAAAAGCCATTCTCTAGACTAGAGTTCAGTATGATAAAAAAGCAAGTGTTAGGGTGGTCTGTTATAGCAGTGTTGCTTTTAGGGATTCAGATATTTTTTTACTTTTATAAAAAACAAAAAGAAGAACAGCCATTACCTGAACTAACTTTTACCACCTCGGTAGAACACGAACATCAGGATAGAGAAAAATTAAATCTTACTCCATTTAATCCTAATCAACTAAGTTTGCAAGATTGGCAAAATTTAGGGTTTTCTGAACGGCAGTCCGAAACAATCCTAAAGTATAAAGATTTGTTGGGAGGTTCTTTTTCGTCTAAAGAAGAACTATCTAAATGTTATGTAATCTCGGCAGAGAAATTTAGCGAATTGTCAGAATTTATAATGCTTCCTGATAAAATAGCTAAATCTCATGAAAATTCATCTCATCAGTCGTTTTATAAGTCTAAAATTAATGTAAATAAGCCTTTTAATCCAGATTTATACTCCGTTTCGGATTGGGTGAAACTCGGCTTTTCAGAAAAGCAGGCTCAATCTTTTATCAAGTATAAAAATTATTTGGGTGGAAGTTTCATTAGTAAAGAAAAATTAAGAGATTGTTATACCTTAAGTCCTGAAAATTATGCCATTATAGCGCCGTATGTTCTTTTGCCAAATAAAGTAAATCCTAGTACGACCAACGAAATTAGAGAGAAAAAAGAAAGTGTTGTATATCAACCTTTTGATCCTAACGACTTGGATTTAGAAGGTTGGCAAAAATTAGGTTTCTCGGAAAAACAAGCTGCTGTTATTGTAAACTATAAGCAGAAAATACTCAAAGGAAGATTTAAAACATTAGACGAGGTTAAGAAATGTTTTGTGATTTCTGATGAAAAATTCCAAGCATTAAGTCCTTATATTAGAATTAAAAATGAGGAACCTTCGGTAGTAGAAACTACAAAACCTCAGATAAAGACTAATTTTGCTTCGGTGGACCTTAACGAGATTTCTTATGAGCAATTAGTTGAGTTTGGTTTTACACCTAAGGCAGCTAAAAGTTATATTTCGTTTAGAGGGCTACTCGGTGGGTTTGCTAACAAAAAACAAATTCTAGAAGCCTACTATATAGACCCTGATTTAACTCAAAAGTTGATAGAAACGGCATATTTAGATGCTTCTAAAGTAAAGAAATATAGTTTATCTAACGCTCCCGAAGAGTGGCTTAAGAAACATCCTTATTTTAAATATCACGCAGATAAAATTATTTTTTACAGACTTACCACACCCAATGATAAAAAAATCATAAAATTTATCAAACCTAAACCAGAGTATTTAGAAAAAATGACTTGGTATATGGAGGAATAA
- a CDS encoding thioredoxin domain-containing protein: MIKKIALSTVFLLGIASCGVVEKTVVNRQVESEQYGKVLLGKQTLSQFQQEPFKTWYDEEYANYETDKNTIALLKKSKELNKYGLTVFVGTWCEDSHREFPRLVKILKEVGYPLSKMKIIALSRRMESPESEELDYHVKKVPTIVVERYGREVGRIVETPSTGFLEQDLYNLVKKK; this comes from the coding sequence ATGATAAAAAAAATTGCTCTAAGTACCGTATTTTTACTGGGGATAGCTTCTTGTGGAGTAGTTGAGAAAACAGTTGTTAATCGTCAAGTAGAGTCAGAACAGTATGGGAAAGTTTTACTAGGGAAGCAAACATTGAGTCAATTTCAACAAGAGCCGTTTAAAACATGGTATGATGAGGAGTATGCTAACTACGAAACAGACAAAAATACTATAGCACTACTTAAAAAAAGCAAAGAACTTAATAAATACGGTCTTACCGTTTTTGTAGGCACTTGGTGTGAAGATAGCCATAGAGAGTTTCCTAGGCTAGTTAAAATATTAAAAGAGGTAGGTTATCCGTTGTCTAAAATGAAAATAATAGCTCTTTCTAGACGTATGGAATCACCAGAAAGTGAAGAGTTAGATTATCATGTGAAAAAAGTACCAACTATTGTTGTAGAACGCTACGGAAGAGAGGTTGGGCGTATTGTAGAAACACCATCTACGGGCTTTTTGGAACAAGATTTGTATAATTTGGTAAAGAAAAAGTAA
- a CDS encoding glycosyltransferase family 2 protein, whose translation MKLAIAILNWNGKHWLKRFLPNVIKHSQGADIWVIDNASTDDSVVFLEQNFPEVKVVKNLKNNGFAGGYNEGLKAIKADIFCLLNSDVEVSSGWLEPVLALFKSDENIVAVQPKILDFNNEKYFEFAGAGGGMIDNLGYPYCRGRVFDTLEKDEGQYDDVCEIHWASGCCLFIRSESFFGIGGFDERFFAHQEEIDLCWRLRNLGKKIYYTGLSRVYHVGGGTLNKQSPYKTYLNIRNNLSMLLKNLPVYLLWIIFVRLCLDGVAGLYFGVKNGFPHLWAVVRAHFGFYAQAYRTWRRRDKNQLSKYYQSKWLIFKYFLFNQTKV comes from the coding sequence ATGAAATTAGCAATAGCAATACTTAATTGGAACGGAAAGCATTGGCTTAAAAGATTTTTGCCTAATGTAATTAAGCATTCTCAAGGAGCAGATATTTGGGTGATAGATAATGCTTCCACAGATGATTCTGTCGTTTTTTTAGAGCAAAACTTTCCAGAGGTTAAAGTGGTGAAAAACTTAAAAAATAACGGCTTTGCAGGTGGATATAACGAAGGTTTAAAGGCTATAAAGGCAGATATTTTTTGTCTTTTAAACTCTGATGTAGAGGTGAGTTCTGGTTGGTTAGAGCCTGTTTTAGCACTATTCAAATCAGATGAGAATATCGTTGCGGTACAGCCTAAAATATTAGACTTTAATAATGAAAAGTATTTTGAATTTGCAGGTGCTGGTGGCGGAATGATAGACAACCTAGGTTATCCTTACTGTAGAGGTCGGGTTTTTGATACGCTGGAGAAAGATGAGGGGCAATATGATGATGTATGTGAGATACATTGGGCTTCGGGGTGCTGTTTGTTTATTAGAAGTGAAAGTTTTTTTGGTATAGGTGGTTTTGACGAGCGTTTTTTTGCCCATCAGGAAGAGATAGACCTTTGTTGGCGATTGAGAAATTTAGGAAAGAAAATCTACTATACAGGGCTTTCTAGAGTGTATCATGTGGGAGGTGGTACTCTTAATAAACAAAGTCCTTATAAGACTTATCTTAATATAAGGAATAATCTTTCTATGCTGCTTAAAAATCTACCTGTCTATCTGTTGTGGATTATTTTCGTTCGGTTGTGTTTAGATGGTGTGGCAGGGCTTTATTTTGGGGTTAAAAACGGTTTTCCTCATCTTTGGGCAGTGGTAAGGGCTCATTTTGGTTTCTATGCTCAAGCGTACAGAACTTGGCGTAGGAGAGATAAAAATCAACTTAGTAAATATTATCAGTCCAAGTGGCTAATATTCAAATATTTTTTGTTCAACCAGACTAAGGTTTAG
- a CDS encoding alpha/beta fold hydrolase: MKRLISVFLWSVLFISCVSTPIIESGSYTEKIDGLNINFVVKGKGPIMIVGHPSSGKIGYELTLKPLEDKFTMVYYNSRGTGGSDTPASLKEYSPSYSVREIELLRQKIGVNKIWLFGHSDQSGIALQYAVEYPKNVSGMILSGTSYVGTQDESIERRKQSENKRIAESQWFAKVVKDWDYMILHKTNQDDKGNDISNAPLKWWTYNEDSSQKVIPIVKEISKAGRRLPINNEFYQESVEERSKYLEFQSKFKGINTKILIINGKYDTNNPPKYAKELHTNLPKSTLVIIDKAGHFPWIEQREVTFEEIDKWLSKE, translated from the coding sequence ATGAAAAGACTTATTAGTGTTTTTTTATGGTCAGTTCTATTTATTTCTTGTGTATCAACTCCTATAATTGAGAGTGGAAGTTATACTGAAAAGATAGATGGACTAAACATCAACTTTGTAGTTAAAGGAAAAGGTCCAATAATGATAGTAGGGCATCCTAGCTCGGGAAAAATTGGATATGAACTAACCTTAAAACCTTTAGAAGATAAATTTACGATGGTTTATTACAATTCTAGAGGAACAGGTGGTTCTGACACTCCAGCAAGTTTAAAGGAATACAGCCCTTCTTATTCTGTGAGGGAAATAGAATTGTTAAGGCAGAAAATTGGAGTTAATAAAATTTGGCTATTTGGTCATTCTGATCAAAGTGGTATAGCATTACAATATGCTGTTGAGTATCCTAAAAATGTTTCGGGAATGATTTTATCGGGAACTAGCTATGTGGGTACACAGGACGAGTCCATAGAAAGAAGGAAGCAGTCTGAAAATAAGCGAATAGCCGAATCTCAATGGTTTGCGAAGGTAGTTAAAGATTGGGATTATATGATATTGCACAAAACCAACCAAGATGATAAAGGAAATGATATTTCTAATGCTCCACTAAAATGGTGGACTTATAATGAAGATAGTTCACAAAAGGTGATACCAATTGTTAAAGAAATATCAAAAGCAGGAAGAAGATTGCCTATCAATAATGAATTTTATCAAGAAAGTGTAGAAGAACGTTCAAAATATTTGGAATTTCAAAGCAAGTTTAAAGGTATCAATACAAAAATATTGATTATCAATGGTAAATACGATACCAATAATCCTCCTAAATATGCAAAAGAATTACATACCAACTTGCCAAAATCAACATTAGTAATAATTGATAAAGCAGGTCATTTTCCTTGGATTGAACAAAGAGAAGTAACTTTTGAAGAGATAGATAAATGGTTGAGTAAAGAGTAA